The Cystobacter ferrugineus genome includes the window CCGGAGGCCCGGCAGGCCCGGCGCTACCACTGGCTGTCCGAGGGCCTCTCCAGCTTCGTGGAGCAGCCCCATGCCGCCATCGACGGGCCGTCCCAGGGCGTCATCGTCAACCTCACGGACCGGCGCGCCTCGCGCACGCGTGCCGCGTTGGTGGAGCTGGTGTCCCAGGGGCCGGACGTGGTGACGGGGGCCTTGCGACAACGGCTCCCCCAGCCGGCCCCGCGGCCCGTGACGCCGGTGCTGCCCCACCTGCAACTGCCCGCCCACGAGGAGGTGACGCGCGAGGATGTGCTCCTGCGCCGTCTGCATGGCACGCTCGCCGCGGCGGCCGAGCAGGGCCCGCGCGACTTCGCCGAGCTGCTGCTCACCCCCGGCGTGGGCCCCCGCACGGTGGCGGCGCTCGCCAGCGTCGCGGAAGTCCTTCACGGCACGCCGTCCCGCTTCACGGATCCCGCGCGCTTCTCGCTCGCCCAGGGAGGCAAGGATCGGCACCCCTTCCCGGTGCGGCTGGACGTCTATGACGAGACGCTGCGGGTGATGCGCGCGGCGGTGGACGCGGCCCGGCTCGGCAACGACGAGCGGCTCCAGGCGGTCCGCGAGCTCGACAGGCAGGCGCGCCGCCTCGAGGCCGTGGCCACCGGGCCCTCCTTCGATGAGCTCGTCCAGGCGGGGTGGGCGGATGCCGGGGAGCTGTTGCCCACCGATGCGCCGCCCCGCCGCTTCTCGCGCTCCTCCAGCGCGCGCCGGACCCGGGTGCCCCGGAGCCAGTTGGAGCTCCCGGGCCTGTCCGAGGAGGGCGCCGGTGTGCCTTCCCCCCACTCGGGATAGGGGCTCACGGGATGTCGGAGGAGGTGCGCACCCGAGTCCGGCGCGGGGGCTGCCGCGTCCGGCCGACCGTGTAGGCGGGAGCCGGGTGCTCCCCGTGCAAGCGGACAAGAGCGACTTCCCACCACGGAGGTGGGCGCGATATAGCGATGCGTCATGTCGGATACCCCCCTCGTCTTCAACCACACCGTCCAGGGACTGTTCTCCCGTGCCTTCCCCCAGGGTGTGCCCGCGTCGCTCAAGGAGAAGCTGCGCGCGGCGGGGG containing:
- a CDS encoding DUF763 domain-containing protein, which gives rise to MARTGSADLPLHSGRVPDWLAERMARMSRVLVEALVLHYGRHEVLRRLAHPFWFQSLGAVMGMDWHSSGVTTTVLGALKRGLTPGGRQLGLYVVGGKGVQARRVPDELSIIGDRVGIDASSLIRASRLTARVDSAAVQDGFELYSHSLILADDNAWAVVQQGMNPEARQARRYHWLSEGLSSFVEQPHAAIDGPSQGVIVNLTDRRASRTRAALVELVSQGPDVVTGALRQRLPQPAPRPVTPVLPHLQLPAHEEVTREDVLLRRLHGTLAAAAEQGPRDFAELLLTPGVGPRTVAALASVAEVLHGTPSRFTDPARFSLAQGGKDRHPFPVRLDVYDETLRVMRAAVDAARLGNDERLQAVRELDRQARRLEAVATGPSFDELVQAGWADAGELLPTDAPPRRFSRSSSARRTRVPRSQLELPGLSEEGAGVPSPHSG